Below is a genomic region from Medicago truncatula cultivar Jemalong A17 chromosome 3, MtrunA17r5.0-ANR, whole genome shotgun sequence.
CTCAAACAGATGATACATGAAAACTCCAATGATACATGAGTTGTCTCTGTctctttagaaaaataaaacttgcaCTTTGAGATAGCAACTCATTTGCAAAACTTgataataaaatacacacacacacacaattcAAACATGCATTTTATTATAGGCAGAGTGGAGGATATTATAAACCGTTATGAATTGCAAAGTGGAGAAATGCTAAGAACACTCTCTTTctaacactctctctaacattCACTCTCCTATTGGGTGAAACTCATGTGAATCTCACCATTTTATGTGGGATCCATTTCTAATGTGTGGTACCCACATGAACTTCacccaataagagagtgagtgttagagagagtgttagAAAGAGAGTGTCCATAGCACTTCTCTTGCAAAGTGATGCTCTCTTTAATCCTTTTCAGAAGCTTGATCGTCATTTTCAATGATGACTCGAACCACCTCATTTCTCACAGGAAAATAACATTGACTTTGTGACCCAAAAGAGGACATGTTAGCTTGGAATCATAGTGGAGGCAGAATTTATAAAAGGGTTGAAATAGTCAATTAATGGAAGAGGAAAGACTATGAGAAGGGGATAAATATCAAAGGTGTTGTAGAGTTACgcgattttatttttagttagcCGTTGATTCAAACGACAAGACAAACGATACGACTAACACCATAAGATGAGTCCATAGGTATCATCTATTTCATGTTTGCTGTTAAAGTGACAACATCCTATTATGGAGAATCCAAAGTGATATTGTTCACTGTCTAAGCAACTGAGTGCTGATTATTAAAAAGATGCAGACCATAAACAGTTAACTAATAGATATATCCATATTCTTTcactaaaaaggaaaaaaatgctGACATAAATAGAGCACAAGAAACCTCCCATCGAAATGACAAATTTACCTAAGTGGAGGCTGTCATCAACTTTGTTTATTACTATATGATGAAATGCAAAGATATTACAAGAAATTCAAAATGGAATTTGTACCAACGATGTTTTCATCGAACAGTGTAATGGCGATCACAGCAACGGTCTCATGTGGCAGCTTCAACTTCATCAGAGTTCACAGCTACCCCATTTGGGGTATCCCCTGACCGAAGCTGAGAAGAAATTTCATCTATAGCCGAGTTCAACTGTTCAATCTTATTAGCCAGTACTTTCCGTGTTTTCTGCAAATCAGGCAAAGCAAATTTTGTGAGCAATTAAAGGTATGCCCGCATTTCAAACCAACAAGTTGCAGCAAGAGCGAGAGTAACATAAGGGCCTCCTAGGACCAATTCCTTGCTTAATATTAGACCCAATTCTATATAAAATTTTGCAACCGAATGGATGGTGACAACAGGATGCCTCCAGGAAATTGATTTGAGCATAGAAATCATTATACACATTTGGCAAACATGTTCATGATAATATTgggtgagagttaacttaaaatcagaaatctgaagaatcgtgccacgatggagaagcatcgcgccacgattgttgaagcaaGATCCTGAGGAAGCTACTGGATTTTTCGTGCCACGATGAAGCcgcatcgtgccacgatggtcgcgctgaagataaaaataaaacgtattttcagttagatttgtttcagttttttaagggtttactttccactataaatataagcctTGTATCAGGTgataaagtgtgtagaaaaacagggtttagaaaccaacatacaaactaaggtttatagagaatttctcttggcaacaacactAGGTTTGGGATTgtttttgattcaccttgaacaaagcactattagaattgagtctcttggtcacgggaagaggctgggacttgggtagaattaggtttgaagactgattcttgtaactcaatatctctttgtaaagaaactcatatcattatagtggatcggagagctgctctctccccagactaggtcatcattagaccgaactgggtaaacaaatatcttgtgttctttctctctctctcttccttttatctcttgttgtttttgtttggattatttgctacccgcttggtttgattacttggtattaatttgctccacgcatcaaattttattggtgtggttttctcaaacgaattcacaacaattggcacCCACTGTGGGGCAAAGGTCAAATCAATAACCAGGTATCATGGGTTCGAAGTGAGATATTGAAAAGTTTACCGGTGGTAACGACTTCGGGTTGTGGAAGGTAAAGATGAGggcaattttaattcaacaaaagtgtgtTGAAGCATTGAAGGGAGAAGCACAGATGGCTGCACATCTGACACCTGCTGAGAAGACGGAGTTGAATGATAAGGCGGTCAGCGCTATCATTATGTGTCTTGGGGATAAGGTGTTGAGAGAAGTATCAAGGGAAACTACTGCTGTGTCTATGTGGAATAAACTTGATTCATTATACATGACCAAGTCTTTGGCACATAGACAATGTCTGAAACAACAACTCTACTTTTACCGAATGGTGGAGTCAAAACCTATAATGGAGCAACTGACGGAGTTCAATAAGATTATTGATAATTTGGCGAACATAGATGTTAATCTGGAAGACGAGGATAAAGCCTTACACCTGTTGTGTGCTTTACCTAGGTCCTTTGAGAATTTCAAGGATACTATGCTTTATGGCAAAGAGGGCACTATCACTTTGGAGGAAGTTCAAGCAGCTTTGAGAACCAAAGAGTTGACCAAGTTCAAAGAGTTGAAGgttgatgatagtggagaagGCTTGAATGTCTCAAGGGGGAGAAGTCAGAACAGAGGAAAAGGGAAAGGCAAGAATTCCAGGTCAAAGTCTAGGTCGAAGGGTGATGGCAATAAAACACAgtacaaatgttttatttgtcaTAATCTGGTCACTTCAAGAAGAATTATCCGAAGAGAAAGGACAATGGAGGTGGTAATCCATCCGTTCAGATTGCAAGTAAAGATGAGGGTTATGAGAGTGCTGGAGCACTAACTGTGACAGTTGGGAACCTGAAAAGGGCTGGGTCTTGGACACTGGGTGCTCTTATCACATCTGTCCGAGAAAGGAGTACTTTGAAACGTTAGAGCTGGGAGAAGGTGGAGTAGTTCGCCTTGGCAACAATAAAGCTTGTAAAATTCAAGGTATTGGTACTATCCGTCTCAAAATGTTTGATGATCGTGATTTCCTTTTGAAGGATGTGAGGTATATTCCTGAACTTAGGAGAAATTTAATATCCATAAGCATGTTTGATGGTCTAGGCTATTGCACTAGAATTGAACGTGGTGTGATGAGAATTTCTCATGGTGCATTGGTTATAGCTAAAGGGTCTAAAATACATGGcttatatattttagaaggtTCCACCGTAATAGCTCATGCATCGGTTGCTAGTGTTGACACTCTGGACATAACTAAACTATGACATTTGAGGTTAGGTCATGTCAGTGAGAGGGGTTTGGTGGAGCTAGCTAAGCAAGGTTTGCTagggaatgaaaaattgaacaagcTAGATTTCTGTGATAACTGCACATTAGGCAAACAACACAAGgtgaagtttggagtgggtgtACATAAATCTAGTAGGCCTTTTGAGTATGTTCATTCGGATCTTTGGGGTCTAGCATCAGTTAAGACTCATGGGGGAGGTTCATATTTCATGTCTATCgttgatgattattctagaagAGTATGGGTTTACATTCTGAAGAATAAAAGTGAtgcttttgaaaaattcaaagaatggGATACACTTGTAGAAAATCAGATTGGAACTAAACTGAAAGTGTTGAGAACTGACAATGGCCTGAAGTTTGTTTCAGAgcagtttaatgagttttgcaggAAGAAAGGTATAAAGAGGCATAGAACCGTGGCATACACACCTCAACGGAATGGTCTTGCTGAAAGAATGAACAGGACTTTGTTGGAGCGTGTGAGGTGTATGCTGCTGGGAGCTGGATTGTCCAAGAGTTTCTGGGGAGAGGCTGTTAGTATTGCAGCATATTTGATTAACAGATGTCCATCAACAGGGATAGATCTCAAGACACCTATGGAGGTTTGGAGTGGGAGACCGGTAGACTACTCTAACTTAAAAGTTTTCGGAGCTTTAGCGTTTGCTCATGTCAGACAAGACAAACTTGATGCTAGAGCTGTGAAGTGTATTTTCATGGGTTATCCTGAAGGTGTGAAAGGTTACAGACTGTGGAAGATGGAACCTGGaggatcaaaatttattataagcagggatgttacttttgatgagACCCGCATGGGGATGAAGTGCAAAGACCTGGATACAAGCTCGGAAACGGGGATAGAGAAAATTCAGTTTGAGGTGGAGCCTATCACTGATGAAAGGGAAGAGGAGGATCAGACTCCAGTACCTGATGAGAGTGAAGGCCAAGAGATAGTTAATTCTGACTATCAGCTAGCAAGAGATAAAGCGAGGAGACATATCAATCCACCTGATAGATACGGTTATACTGACCTTATTTGTTATGCTTTGAATGCGGCTGAAGAATTGCAAGACTCGGAACCAAAGAACTTCAGGGAAGCATTAGAAAGCAATGAAAACAATGACTGGCTGAAGGCAATGAATGAGGAAATACTTTCATTGGAGAAGAACCAGACTTGGAAACTTGTTTCATTACCTAAGAATCAAAGGGTAGTGGGAAGCAAGTGGGTGTTCAAGAAAAAAGAAGGTATACCGGGGGTCGAAGCACCAAGGTATAAGGCAAGACTTGTAGCAAAGGGTTTTACTCAGGTGGAAGGGATTGATTACAATGAAATCTTTTCACCGGTGGTGAAACATTGTTCTATAAGGGTACTTATGGCGATTGTTAACATGTATGATCTTGAGTTAGAACAGATGGATGTGAAGACCGCATTTCTACATGGAGAGTTGGAAGAAACTATCTATATGCAACAACCAGAAGGTTTTGTAGAAGACAATACAAAAGTATGtttgttgaagaaatctttgtatgggttgaagcaaagTCCAAGGCAGTGGTATCGTCGGTTTGATGAGTTCCTAGTAAAGGCTGGTTTTGTGAGAAGCAACTATGATAGTTGTGTTTACATGATGAGAAGGAATGAGAAAGTcattctctatcttctcctttaTGTAGATGATATTCTTATGGCAAGTTCTGACATGCAAGAGATTCAGAAGCTCAAGaaaagattgaatgatgaatttgagatgaaggaTCTTGGTAATGCAAAGAAGATACTTGGTATGGATATCATAAGGGACCGGAACAAAGGTGAGTTGTTCTTATCTCAGCAGGGGTACTTGAGGAAAGTGGTGGAGCGGTTCAGAATGAAAGATTCTAAAGTCGCTAGCACTCCTCTTGGTCACCACACAAAGCTATCAATAAAGCAGTGTCCTCAATCCGATGAAGAGAAAAGCAAGATGGAAggtactccctatgcaagtggggttggaagcatcatgtatggTATGGTTTGTAGTAGACCGGACTTATCCTACGCAATCAGTGTGATAAGTCGGTTTATGGCAAATCCGGGTCAAGTGCACtggcaagctttgaagtgggttCTAAGATATTTGAATGGATCTTAGAAAGGTGGTCTAAGGTATACAAGGTCACAACCAGGTAGGGATGCTTTGGAGGGATATGTGGATGCGGGCTATGCAGGTAACGTAGACACTAGAAAATCTTTGtcaggttttgtgtttacattGTTCGGTACAGCGGTAACttggaaggcaaatcaacaatcaGTTGTAGCCCTTTCAACAACTCAAGCAGAGTACATAGCCCTTGTTGAAGGGGTCAAGGAAGCCATATGGTTGAAAGGTATGATTGGAGAAATGGGAATTAGTCAAGGGtgtgtgaagatacattgtgatagcCAAAGTGCCATTCATTTGGCAAATCATCAGGTATATCATGAAAGGACAAAACACATTGACATTCGTTTGCACTTCGTCAGAGACATGATTGAGACAAAGGAGATCATGATAGAGAAAGTGGCATCGGAAGACAATCCAGCAGACATGTTCACCAAATCATTACCAAGATCAAGgttcaagcattgcttggacttgataAACTTCATTGAAGCATAGATGAAGGTTTGGAGAGAGCAACAAAGTGATTGATGGTTAAACTGAcatcatcactgatttgaagtcaaggtggagaattgtgagagttaacttaaaatcagaaatctggagaatcgtgccacgatggagaagcatcgcgccacgattgttgaagcaaGATCCTAAGGAAGCTACTGGATTTTTCGTGCCATGATGGTCGcgctgaagataaaaataaaacgtattttcagttagatttgtttcagttttttaagggtttactttccactataaatataagccttgtatcagatgataaagtgtgtagaaaaacagggtttagaaaccaacatacaaactagggtttatagagaatttctcttggcaacaacactagggttgggattgtttttgattcaccttgaacaaagcactattaggattgagtctcttggtcacgggaagaggctgggacttgggtagaattaggtttgaagactgattcttgtaactcaatatctctttgtaaagaaacccatatcattatagtggatcggagagctgctctctcccccagactaggtcatcattagaccgaactgggtaaacaaatatcttgtgttctttctctctctcttccttttatctcttgctgtttttgtttggattatttgctacccgcttggtttgattacttggtattaatttgctccacgcatcaagttttattggtgtggttttctcaaacgaattcacaacatattgtttagaatttgaaaaattaatccCCATTCAAGTGAGTTCATTTCCAGATATATAGTGAATGGCAGTTCTTGTGCCTCCACATAAAAGAAGAAAGCAAGCATGGCAAGGACTCTTTATAAGATAAACCTTTAGGATGAAACAAATAGCAGCAAACACTGCTCACCTCTAAAGCCTTTTCTTCATCATATATGAACTTTGGCAGTTTTCTCATCAACTCCTTCCTTTCAGTTCCAGTTAAAGCATTGCTGATCTGTGAAAGAGTAAAAGAGAACATAATATATTCAAGTTCAAGCAATAAGTGAAATCCTGATTTGCAGTTGCagaacataaatatttttaagaaagtCATTATGTGCATCCTGCTATCTTAAAGATTTTAAAGATATTAGTGCCAAGCGCTTTTATTTATGCTGCATGCTTTGTTAACTGAATAAGTAAGAGGcattaacaaattaaatttccATATTTCCTTATATAGCCATATAACTGACGACATCCCCGGAACGACAGATATTTTTAAGGCCCTGATCCTGTTGAAAACCAAAATGTATGTCACAGTAAGAAATACTACCTGAGGTGCATACACACAGCCAAGAGCTCCAACGACCAATCCTCCCAAGATAAAGCCACCAACAAAGACGCTAGCACTGTTGGGCCTTCCACCATCACTGTAGGTCAAGAATATGTAGTGGTTCAAATTAAGATCTTTTCATATgttgcttcttaaaaaaaaaaaagatattttcatATGTCAAATTTACTTaatcaaaaaacataaaatttcaaGCATAGTTGGTGTTTATCATTTTTTGCTTGTATCAGTTGTGTGCTCCTGTTTATTATTTGTGATGGCAATATGAAGGCTCATTGCATATACACTTAtgatgataagcgcttatgtataagctatttctataacaaagtATAAAGTTAAGTTATGTGATAAGTTGTGGcgaacagtctcacaagtggtTATGTGACTGTACCTATAAGCAGCTCTCACAATGAAAGGCCTAgtggttgaagaagaagaagaaagaagcaTTCTCCTCCGATTGGGAAACAAGGTGGGTGGTTTGATCTTCAAATGAGAGTGATTCATGGATGAAGATGATGCTACCAATAGAATTAGATGAGTTAGATAGAATACAAGAAAAgacaacaatctttatttaataataaattggTATTAAATGAAATCGTGGAAGAATGTTATTCATTGAAGTGAGATTTGGAGTGGCGGCATAGCGAATGAATAAATCAATCTtgcaaattaattaatgaatcgGAGAAAGAATATAATAGATTTACCGGATTTGGTGAGAAGGAAGGAAGTGGAAACAGCAGCAGCAGAAGCAGAAGCAGAAGCCATGATAGTATGTAAgagatttgttttgttgttgatgaaaggaaaggaaaggaatGAAGGAACACTACAGAGAGGAAATACGGTTGAAATTAATTCCTTCGATGATATCTAAGATGGATGGACCTAAGATTAATTaatgggttaatggtgctttactaCCGTAATatggtcattttttgttttttacaggagaaaaaccaaaaataaccgTGAAACATCATTAacccttaattaattaatacaaccccaaaataatcattaaaacattcaatatatttcctaattattttttcttaatgcTTAGTTATCAGCTACCACCAACCAGCCTCTTGTTTCTCTGTCCGGACATACAATCTGGATATTCCAACAACCACACCgcttttctattttctattttttttttaaatgtaaatcaaatagagaaatgatatttgaacatccatttagtgacaactttctcttttatactcacattatttttttactttatctctctattactATAGTTTTCGTGTCAatatcacttttttctttgtaaattatggttgtcaaataagttgtcaccaaattggttgttcaaataacactcctcaatCAAATATTATGTCGTTTAAAATGAATGACAAAATTCTCTCCATCTATTTAACATCTTATATTATACTATTTGGCtctaaaactattttaaaagaaagttaaaataaaatccttTAAAGAAAAAGCTAAAGctgtttgttttctttattattttttagttctgaaattatttttaagttaaaaattatttgacaaaatattgtacaaaattttgaatttattatttttttaatggtgttcgcggttcgaacccgggaccttgcatatatttatgtattttctatatcaactgagttgAGCTCACGAGAACAAAACTgtgaatttattatgaattaacataataaataaaaatgtttaaaatattttttgaagggaaaaaaatgtttaaaatataaaagatatttttttacagatactatatttactcaatgacgtttattttgtgtaacattaatacaaatttgtatcatcctATAAaagacttgttaaat
It encodes:
- the LOC11418213 gene encoding uncharacterized protein, whose amino-acid sequence is MASASASAAAVSTSFLLTKSASSSSMNHSHLKIKPPTLFPNRRRMLLSSSSSTTRPFIVRAAYSDGGRPNSASVFVGGFILGGLVVGALGCVYAPQISNALTGTERKELMRKLPKFIYDEEKALEKTRKVLANKIEQLNSAIDEISSQLRSGDTPNGVAVNSDEVEAAT